A single Nicotiana tabacum cultivar K326 chromosome 5, ASM71507v2, whole genome shotgun sequence DNA region contains:
- the LOC142180691 gene encoding uncharacterized protein LOC142180691, with translation MAPAEKPEMFSGIDFKRWQMNMLFYLTTLSLQRFIKEDPPVLAEGTPDDERFVVTEAWKHSNFLCKNYILSCLKDSLYNSYSVMETSKALWNALEKKYKTEDARLKKFVTARFLDFKMIDTRSVITQVQELQVIVHDLLAEGMVINEAFQVAAFIEKLPPLWKDFKNYLKHKRKEMTLEDLIVRLRIEEDNKNAEKKSCGNSTIIRANIVVDCRAPKNDKKKKNQANMVENA, from the exons ATGGCACCAGCAGAAAAACCCGAAATGTTTTCCGGTATTGACTTCAAACGTTGGCAAATGAACATGCTCTTCTATCTGACTACGTTGAGTTTGCAGCGATTCATCAAGGAGGATCCTCCGGTCCTGGCTGAAGGCACTCCGGATGACGAACGATTTGTGGtaactgaagcatggaaacattctAATTTCTTGTGCAAAAACTACATTTTGAGTTGTTTGAAAGATAGCTTGTACAATAGCTATAGtgtcatggaaacttcaaaagcaTTATGGAATgcgcttgagaagaagtacaagactgaggatGCCAGACTTAAGAAGTTTGTGACTGcaaggtttttggatttcaaaatgattGACACTAGGTCGGTCATAACTCAAGTTCAAGAATTACAAGTCATTGTGCatgatctccttgctgaag gtatggtcataaatgaggCATTTCAAGTCGCCGCTTTCATTGAGAAGTTACCTCCATTATGGAAGGACTTTAAGAACTATCTAAAACACAAGCGGAAGGAGATGACACTTGAAGACTTGATTGTTCgtttgaggatagaagaagacaatAAAAATGCTGAAAAGAAGTCATGTGGAAACTCGACAATAATAAGGGCTAACATT GTCGTGGATTGTCGTGCACCAAAgaatgataagaagaagaaaaatcaagcTAACATGGTTGAAAATGCTTAA